The following coding sequences lie in one Arthrobacter sp. PGP41 genomic window:
- a CDS encoding tripartite tricarboxylate transporter permease, with translation MDVWSSLMDGFATALTPMNFLYAVIGVVLGTAVGVLPGLGPAMTVALLLPVTYALEPTSAFIMFAGIYYGGMYGGSTTSILLNTPGESSSVVTAIEGNKMAKAGRAAQALATAAIGSFVAGTIGTALLAVFAPIVVKFAVSLGAPSYFAIMVLALLAVTAVLGSSRLRGFASLALGLAIGLVGMDSVTGQRRLTFGQPLLADGLDIVVVAVAIFAVGEALWVAAHLRRTPLHVIPVGRPWMGKKDWSRSWKPWLRGTAFGFPFGALPAGGAEIPTFLSYVTEKRLSKHPEEFGKGAIEGVAGPEAANNAAAAGTLTPMLALGLPTNATAAVMLAAFTSYGIQPGPQLFSSQGPLVWALIASLFIGNLLLLLINLPLAPLWAKLLQLPRPYLYAGILFFATLGAYSVNLQAFDLVILLVLGALGFMMRRFGLPVLPLILGVILGPRIEGQLRKTLQLSAGDPAGLFSEPIAVVIYIIVGLILLWPLLFKLVRRNRPARTVVPANSGATVPLEARGSVSHGSHRADGTADGGSDG, from the coding sequence ATGGACGTCTGGTCCTCACTGATGGACGGTTTCGCCACCGCCCTCACCCCCATGAATTTCCTCTACGCCGTGATCGGCGTGGTCCTGGGCACCGCCGTCGGCGTCCTCCCAGGGCTCGGCCCGGCCATGACTGTGGCCCTGCTGCTGCCCGTCACCTACGCCCTTGAGCCCACCAGCGCCTTCATCATGTTCGCCGGCATCTACTACGGCGGCATGTACGGCGGCTCCACCACGTCCATCCTGCTCAATACGCCGGGAGAATCGTCGTCCGTAGTGACGGCAATCGAGGGCAACAAAATGGCCAAGGCGGGGCGGGCGGCGCAGGCGCTTGCGACGGCGGCCATCGGCTCGTTCGTTGCCGGCACCATCGGCACCGCACTGCTGGCCGTCTTCGCCCCGATCGTGGTCAAGTTCGCCGTGAGCCTGGGTGCACCCAGCTACTTCGCCATCATGGTCCTGGCCCTGCTGGCCGTCACCGCAGTCCTTGGTTCGTCCCGGCTCCGCGGCTTTGCCTCGCTGGCACTTGGCCTGGCCATCGGCCTGGTGGGCATGGACTCGGTCACCGGCCAGCGCCGCCTGACCTTCGGCCAGCCGCTGCTCGCGGACGGCCTGGACATCGTGGTGGTGGCCGTGGCCATCTTCGCCGTCGGTGAAGCCCTGTGGGTTGCCGCCCACCTGCGCCGCACCCCGCTGCATGTGATTCCGGTGGGCCGGCCCTGGATGGGCAAGAAGGACTGGAGCCGCTCCTGGAAGCCGTGGCTGCGCGGGACCGCCTTCGGCTTCCCGTTCGGCGCCCTCCCCGCCGGCGGCGCCGAGATCCCCACGTTCCTTTCCTACGTCACCGAGAAGCGCCTCAGCAAGCACCCGGAAGAGTTCGGCAAGGGCGCCATCGAGGGCGTCGCCGGGCCGGAAGCGGCCAACAACGCTGCCGCCGCCGGCACCCTGACGCCAATGCTGGCCCTGGGCCTGCCCACCAACGCCACGGCCGCCGTCATGCTGGCAGCCTTCACCTCGTACGGCATCCAGCCGGGCCCGCAGCTGTTTTCCAGCCAGGGACCGCTGGTGTGGGCGCTGATCGCAAGCCTCTTCATCGGCAACCTGCTGCTCCTGCTGATCAACCTGCCGCTGGCACCCCTGTGGGCCAAGCTCCTGCAGCTCCCCCGGCCGTACCTGTACGCGGGCATCCTCTTTTTTGCCACGCTCGGCGCCTACTCGGTGAACCTGCAGGCGTTCGACCTGGTGATCCTGCTGGTGCTCGGCGCCCTCGGGTTCATGATGCGCCGGTTCGGGCTGCCCGTCCTGCCGCTCATCCTCGGCGTCATCCTGGGCCCGCGCATCGAAGGCCAGCTCCGCAAGACCCTGCAGCTCAGCGCAGGCGATCCGGCAGGGCTCTTCAGTGAGCCGATCGCCGTCGTAATTTACATCATTGTGGGGCTCATCCTGCTGTGGCCGCTGCTGTTCAAGCTGGTCCGGCGGAACCGGCCGGCACGCACGGTGGTTCCCGCCAACTCCGGCGCGACCGTGCCGCTGGAAGCGCGCGGAAGCGTAAGTCACGGCAGCCACCGCGCGGACGGAACGGCCGACGGCGGCAGTGACGGCTAA
- a CDS encoding tripartite tricarboxylate transporter TctB family protein, with protein sequence MSPLTTGLKGRAELGVSLLLGAAGVLVFLDANGLVTPYSQSDPVGPKTVPYIVAGLLVACAVLLAINVMRGGQGEAEGGEDVDLTHPADWKTILPLAGAFILNILLIDWAGWVISGTVLFWGSVLALGSRHYIRDGLISVALSLLTFYGFYLGLGIALPAGLLEGIL encoded by the coding sequence GTGAGCCCGCTGACCACAGGCCTTAAGGGCCGCGCCGAGCTGGGAGTCTCCCTCCTGCTCGGCGCGGCCGGCGTCCTTGTCTTCCTGGACGCCAACGGCCTGGTGACCCCGTATTCCCAGTCGGACCCCGTGGGTCCCAAAACAGTCCCGTACATCGTGGCCGGCTTGCTGGTTGCATGCGCGGTCCTGCTGGCCATCAACGTGATGCGGGGCGGCCAGGGCGAGGCGGAAGGCGGCGAGGATGTTGACCTCACCCACCCCGCCGACTGGAAAACCATCCTGCCCCTGGCCGGAGCCTTCATCCTGAACATCCTGCTTATCGACTGGGCCGGGTGGGTCATCTCCGGCACCGTCCTGTTCTGGGGCAGCGTCCTGGCACTGGGCAGCCGGCACTACATCCGCGACGGGCTCATCTCCGTAGCCCTGTCCCTGCTGACCTTCTACGGCTTCTACCTCGGCCTCGGCATCGCCCTGCCCGCCGGACTCCTGGAAGGAATCCTCTGA
- a CDS encoding Bug family tripartite tricarboxylate transporter substrate binding protein, which translates to MRQIRALRVAAVAAGIALMATGCGATGKSSTGSESSSAAAGPITGLQIMVPNTPGGGYDTTARAAAKVLDDEKISTNTEVFNLAGAGGTVGLARVVNEKGNGDLAMLMGLGVVGASYTNKSESKLTETTPLARLIEEPGAIMVGKDSPYKTIDDLVKAWKADPGSISVGGGSSPGGPDHLLPMQLAGAVGIDATKVNFVSYDGGGDLLPAILGNKLGFAASGAGEYLQQIQSGEVRVLATSGEKRLEGVDAPTLKESGIDLVFTNWRGIVAPPGISDQDKASLIAALEKMHATEGWKEALKTHSWTDAFITGEKFETFLTEQDKRVADVLTKLGLA; encoded by the coding sequence ATGCGCCAGATCCGCGCATTGCGAGTCGCCGCCGTCGCTGCCGGCATCGCCCTGATGGCCACCGGCTGCGGTGCCACCGGCAAGAGCTCCACCGGTTCGGAAAGCTCCAGCGCTGCAGCCGGGCCCATCACCGGGCTGCAGATCATGGTCCCCAACACCCCGGGCGGCGGCTACGACACCACCGCACGCGCCGCAGCCAAGGTCCTCGACGACGAGAAGATCTCCACCAACACCGAGGTCTTCAACCTCGCCGGTGCCGGCGGCACGGTGGGCCTTGCCCGCGTTGTCAACGAGAAGGGCAACGGCGACCTCGCCATGCTCATGGGCCTTGGCGTGGTGGGCGCCAGCTACACCAACAAGTCGGAGTCCAAGCTGACCGAGACCACCCCGCTTGCGCGGCTCATCGAAGAGCCCGGGGCCATCATGGTCGGCAAGGATTCCCCGTACAAGACCATCGACGACCTGGTGAAGGCCTGGAAGGCTGACCCGGGCTCCATCTCCGTAGGCGGCGGCTCCTCCCCCGGCGGCCCGGACCACCTGCTGCCCATGCAGCTTGCAGGCGCCGTGGGAATTGACGCCACCAAGGTGAACTTCGTTTCCTACGACGGCGGCGGGGACCTCCTGCCCGCGATCCTGGGCAACAAGCTTGGCTTTGCAGCCTCCGGCGCCGGCGAATACCTGCAGCAGATCCAGTCCGGCGAAGTCCGGGTCCTGGCCACCAGCGGCGAAAAGCGGCTCGAGGGCGTCGACGCCCCGACGCTGAAGGAATCAGGCATCGACCTGGTGTTCACCAACTGGCGCGGCATCGTGGCCCCTCCGGGCATCAGCGACCAGGACAAGGCATCCCTGATCGCCGCCCTTGAAAAGATGCACGCCACCGAGGGCTGGAAGGAAGCACTGAAGACCCACAGCTGGACCGACGCCTTCATCACCGGCGAGAAGTTCGAAACGTTCCTTACCGAGCAGGACAAGCGGGTGGCGGACGTCCTCACCAAGCTTGGGTTGGCGTGA
- a CDS encoding sensor histidine kinase, producing MSLAGQYLVLQLLIVLAVLVAVVAISLAQSAAAFERTEGRRALSAAEALGNNPAVRALLPDAEPRVGSALPAVAESVRTVSGSSHVTLAKLDRTVVAASDPGLLGEPLELGASRVMEGRAWTGVVDQGGNAVLSAHVPVLDDAGKMIGIAAIGRNYPSTLERLGDAVPNLLTYLGVASVLGVAGSLLLSRRVKRQTLGMEPSEITGLVENREAMLHGLKEGVVALDPNERITVANDSARELLGLPPDCVGRKLGSLPVDPALKVVLTREQPDPDQLVLVGERLVVLNRVPIRSRGRDIGSVTTLRDRTELSSLERELGATRTATDTLRAQAHEFANQLHVISGLIQIGEYDSVVQFVNGATVDRTRLNDEVTSRIQDPALAALLIAKSSLATERGVALQLDPASALGPVSDELSRDLTTVVGNLVDNAFDAVTGLPEAAVRVLVEDGRDHVTVTVRDTGPGVPGESVEDIFRQGFSTKEAGPAEGRGFGLALSRVVCRRSGGDLTVANDNGAVFTARLRKGAMKP from the coding sequence ATGTCCCTCGCCGGGCAGTACCTTGTGCTGCAGTTGCTGATTGTCCTGGCCGTGCTGGTGGCGGTGGTGGCCATCTCGCTTGCCCAGTCCGCTGCCGCCTTTGAACGGACGGAGGGCCGCAGGGCCCTCTCGGCCGCGGAAGCGCTCGGCAACAATCCTGCGGTGCGGGCGCTGCTGCCGGACGCCGAGCCACGTGTCGGTTCAGCGCTTCCCGCCGTAGCCGAGTCGGTCCGCACCGTCTCTGGCTCGTCCCACGTCACCCTCGCGAAGCTGGACCGCACGGTGGTTGCGGCGTCGGACCCGGGCCTGCTGGGCGAGCCGCTGGAACTGGGCGCCAGCAGGGTCATGGAAGGGCGCGCCTGGACCGGTGTGGTGGACCAAGGCGGCAACGCCGTCCTGTCCGCGCACGTTCCAGTCCTTGACGATGCTGGAAAGATGATCGGGATCGCAGCCATTGGCCGCAACTACCCGTCCACCCTTGAAAGGCTGGGCGACGCCGTCCCCAACCTCCTGACGTACCTCGGCGTAGCCAGCGTCCTGGGAGTGGCGGGATCCCTGCTGCTCTCCCGCCGGGTCAAGCGGCAGACCCTCGGCATGGAGCCCAGCGAGATCACCGGGCTGGTGGAAAACCGGGAGGCGATGCTGCACGGGCTGAAGGAAGGCGTGGTGGCGCTGGACCCCAATGAGCGCATCACGGTAGCGAACGACAGTGCGCGGGAGCTCCTCGGACTGCCGCCGGACTGCGTGGGCAGGAAGCTCGGATCCCTTCCCGTGGACCCGGCGCTCAAGGTGGTCCTGACCCGCGAACAGCCGGACCCGGACCAGCTGGTCCTGGTGGGGGAGCGGCTTGTGGTGCTCAACCGTGTTCCCATCCGGTCCCGCGGCCGGGACATCGGCTCGGTCACTACCCTCAGGGACCGGACGGAGCTGTCCTCCCTCGAACGTGAGCTTGGCGCCACCCGGACTGCCACGGACACGCTGCGCGCCCAGGCCCACGAGTTTGCCAACCAGCTGCATGTCATCTCCGGCCTGATCCAGATCGGCGAATACGATTCCGTGGTGCAGTTCGTCAACGGCGCCACGGTGGACCGGACCAGGCTGAACGACGAGGTAACCAGCCGGATCCAGGACCCTGCGCTCGCCGCACTGCTGATTGCCAAGTCCAGCCTCGCCACTGAACGCGGCGTGGCGCTGCAGCTTGACCCGGCGTCCGCCCTGGGCCCGGTCAGCGACGAACTGTCCCGCGATCTCACCACGGTGGTGGGGAACCTGGTGGACAACGCGTTCGACGCCGTGACGGGACTTCCGGAGGCCGCCGTCAGGGTGCTAGTGGAGGACGGCAGGGACCACGTCACCGTCACGGTGCGGGACACCGGACCGGGCGTTCCGGGCGAGTCCGTGGAGGACATCTTCCGCCAGGGGTTTTCCACCAAGGAGGCAGGCCCGGCCGAGGGCCGCGGATTCGGGCTGGCCCTCTCGAGGGTGGTCTGCCGGCGCTCCGGCGGGGACCTCACGGTGGCCAATGACAACGGAGCAGTCTTCACCGCACGGCTGAGGAAAGGGGCAATGAAGCCATGA
- a CDS encoding response regulator has translation MINVLIVDDDFMVAKVHAGFIQRTPGFAVVGVAHTGARAVLETERLQPDLVLLDIHLPDINGLELMHRLREVAPELDVLVISAAREVETVRKALRGGIVHYLIKPFSQSDLQERLEHYRSAYHGLDSAKDVAEQSDVNRVFGLDRTERPLPKGCSIETLKLVEATLNAAEGDLSAAEVAEQLGTSRVSARRYLEYLHDEGTLEVRLKYGVGRPERRYVLKGR, from the coding sequence ATGATCAACGTGCTGATCGTCGATGACGACTTTATGGTGGCCAAGGTCCACGCCGGCTTCATCCAGCGGACGCCGGGCTTCGCCGTGGTGGGCGTGGCCCACACCGGTGCCCGGGCAGTGCTCGAAACGGAGCGGCTGCAGCCGGACCTGGTGCTGCTGGACATCCACCTGCCGGACATCAACGGGCTGGAGCTCATGCACCGGCTGCGGGAGGTGGCCCCCGAACTCGACGTGCTGGTGATCAGCGCCGCCCGGGAAGTGGAGACCGTCCGCAAGGCCCTCCGCGGGGGCATTGTGCACTACCTCATCAAGCCGTTTTCCCAGTCGGACCTCCAGGAGCGCCTGGAGCACTACCGGAGCGCCTACCATGGCCTGGACTCGGCCAAGGATGTGGCCGAGCAGTCGGACGTCAACCGCGTCTTCGGACTGGACCGCACCGAGCGTCCGCTTCCCAAGGGCTGTAGCATCGAAACGCTCAAGCTCGTGGAGGCCACCCTCAACGCCGCCGAAGGTGATCTTTCCGCGGCCGAGGTCGCGGAGCAGCTGGGAACCTCCCGGGTCAGCGCCCGCCGCTACCTTGAGTACCTGCACGATGAGGGGACGCTGGAGGTCAGGCTTAAGTACGGCGTGGGCCGCCCGGAGCGCCGCTACGTGCTCAAGGGCAGGTAG
- the hutG gene encoding formimidoylglutamase: MTPRIPAVDVPPQPWTGRFDGDDASHRRWWQAVVPYDGGAQEGAGGEGAVRTAKPAALLGFASDEGVRRNKGRTGAAAAPAAIRHALGPLAFHLGRTVADAGDVVVSGGALEAGQERAGRAVAALLDAGQLPAVLGGGHETAYASYLGVSSSAAVQGGQRLGILNLDAHFDLRDEPAPSSGTPFLQMARAEAAAGRDFRYAVVGISEPNNTRALFDTARKLGVQYLLDEDCGAERVREFVAGFLAGIDVLYLTIDLDVLPAAVAPGVSAPAAYGVPLPVISAVCRQVAGSGKLLHLDIAELNPEFDIDGRTARVAARLLDTLLR, encoded by the coding sequence ATGACCCCTCGGATACCTGCCGTCGATGTCCCGCCCCAGCCTTGGACGGGCAGGTTCGACGGCGACGACGCCAGCCACCGCCGCTGGTGGCAGGCGGTGGTTCCCTACGACGGCGGGGCGCAGGAGGGTGCGGGCGGCGAGGGCGCGGTCCGCACAGCAAAACCCGCTGCCCTGCTTGGCTTCGCCAGCGATGAGGGCGTGCGCCGGAACAAGGGCCGCACCGGCGCGGCGGCCGCGCCGGCCGCCATCCGGCATGCCCTGGGCCCCCTGGCGTTCCACCTCGGCCGGACCGTGGCCGACGCGGGGGATGTTGTGGTGTCCGGCGGCGCCCTTGAAGCCGGCCAGGAACGCGCCGGGAGGGCTGTCGCTGCTTTGCTCGACGCCGGGCAGCTTCCCGCGGTGCTGGGCGGCGGCCATGAAACCGCGTATGCCAGTTACCTTGGGGTCAGCTCCTCCGCGGCGGTGCAGGGCGGGCAGCGGCTCGGGATCCTGAACCTGGACGCCCATTTCGACCTCCGCGACGAGCCAGCGCCCAGCTCGGGGACGCCGTTCCTCCAGATGGCCCGCGCGGAAGCAGCCGCCGGGCGCGACTTCCGGTACGCCGTCGTCGGAATTTCCGAACCCAACAACACGCGCGCCCTCTTCGATACTGCCCGGAAGCTGGGCGTGCAGTACCTGCTGGACGAGGACTGCGGCGCAGAGCGCGTCCGGGAGTTCGTGGCGGGCTTCCTGGCCGGCATCGACGTGCTTTACCTGACCATCGACCTTGACGTGCTGCCTGCAGCGGTGGCGCCGGGCGTGAGTGCACCCGCAGCGTATGGCGTGCCGCTGCCGGTCATCAGCGCAGTGTGCCGGCAGGTGGCGGGGTCGGGGAAGCTGCTGCACCTCGACATCGCCGAGCTGAACCCGGAGTTTGATATCGATGGCAGGACCGCCCGGGTTGCTGCCCGGCTGCTGGACACCCTGCTGCGCTGA
- a CDS encoding cation:proton antiporter, whose protein sequence is MFEAPNILFAAAGVAVFVAAVLPKLLRNMPFSMPMVFLGAGMAAFALIPTLPDPDPLAHSDFALHLSEVCVIISLMGAGLALDRPVGRQRWATTWRLLGIAMPLCIIGLTLLGLWFLGLGLGAALLVASSLAPTDPVLASEVQVGEPADHDDGTDKEDEVRFGLTSEAGLNDGLAFPFVYLAIAISIVGSSPSAWFPEWFGVDVLWRLAVGLLLGFLTGKLLARIFFSARADSLRLSNHSEGFVALAATFLTYGATEMVEGYGFIAVFVCAVTIRAAEHTHGYHRVLHSYVEQLERLLTVVILVLLGGAIARGLLEGIGWAEVLVALAFLLVIRPLAGWVGLLGGKTGPRERIALSFFGIRGIGSLYYLSYALGKGKFADQAEWLWAFVGLVVALSIVVHGATTSPLMNRLDRLREKKARAVSGDEGLAPNTPV, encoded by the coding sequence ATGTTTGAAGCCCCCAACATCCTGTTTGCCGCCGCCGGCGTCGCAGTGTTCGTGGCCGCAGTACTCCCCAAGCTGCTGCGCAACATGCCCTTTTCCATGCCGATGGTCTTCCTCGGAGCGGGTATGGCTGCTTTTGCCCTGATCCCCACCCTTCCCGATCCGGACCCCTTGGCGCACAGCGACTTTGCCCTTCATCTCTCTGAAGTGTGCGTGATCATCTCGCTGATGGGCGCCGGACTGGCGCTGGACCGGCCGGTGGGACGCCAACGCTGGGCCACCACCTGGCGGCTGCTGGGAATCGCCATGCCCCTCTGCATCATTGGGCTCACGCTGCTGGGGCTGTGGTTCCTGGGCCTGGGCCTCGGTGCAGCACTGCTGGTGGCCTCAAGCCTTGCGCCCACGGATCCCGTCCTCGCCTCCGAGGTGCAGGTGGGTGAACCGGCGGACCACGACGACGGCACCGACAAAGAGGACGAGGTGCGTTTTGGCCTCACGTCGGAAGCAGGCCTCAATGACGGGCTGGCGTTTCCCTTTGTCTACCTGGCGATCGCCATCAGCATCGTCGGGTCATCCCCGTCGGCGTGGTTCCCGGAATGGTTCGGCGTGGACGTCCTGTGGCGGCTGGCGGTCGGGCTGCTGCTGGGCTTCCTGACCGGGAAGTTGCTGGCGCGGATTTTCTTCTCTGCCCGCGCAGACAGCCTGCGGCTGTCCAACCATTCCGAGGGCTTCGTGGCCCTCGCCGCCACGTTCCTGACCTACGGTGCCACGGAGATGGTGGAGGGTTATGGCTTCATCGCGGTCTTTGTCTGCGCTGTGACCATCCGGGCCGCCGAGCATACCCACGGCTACCACCGGGTGCTGCACTCCTACGTGGAGCAACTGGAGCGGCTCCTGACGGTGGTGATCCTGGTCCTGCTGGGCGGTGCGATTGCCCGAGGGCTGCTGGAAGGGATCGGCTGGGCCGAGGTGCTGGTGGCGCTGGCATTCCTGCTGGTGATCCGCCCGCTGGCCGGCTGGGTGGGGCTGCTGGGCGGCAAGACCGGCCCGCGGGAGCGGATTGCGCTCTCCTTTTTCGGGATCCGGGGGATCGGCTCGCTCTACTACCTTTCCTATGCGCTGGGCAAAGGGAAGTTCGCTGACCAGGCGGAGTGGCTCTGGGCATTCGTGGGGCTGGTGGTGGCGCTGTCGATCGTGGTCCACGGCGCCACCACCTCACCGCTGATGAACCGGCTGGACAGGCTCCGCGAGAAAAAGGCCCGCGCAGTGTCCGGTGATGAGGGGCTGGCCCCCAACACGCCCGTGTAG
- a CDS encoding NCS2 family permease: protein MLKQGSALDRYFMVTERGSNLSREIRGGFATFFAMSYIVVLNPLILSGPDSSGATLGFTAVAAVTAFVAGLLTILMGAWAKHPFALATGLGVNAFVAVTVATNPGLTWPDMMGLVVLSGVTMLILVLTGFRTAVFKAVPDGLKTAIVVGIGLFIALIGLVNAGFVRRIPDVAGTTVPVGLGFDGKLLGWPTAVFVFGLVLTIALVVRKVKGAILIGIITSTVISVLLEMTLHIGPSFDGKTFNPQGWSLVAPKFTGWAAPDLSLIGKANPFGAFEQLGFVAATLLAFVILLSIFFDAMGTMVGLANEAGTVDEHGNIPDVDRVLQVDALGAIVGGGASVSSNQIYVEAGAGIGEGARTGIASIVTGLLFLVAMFFTPLINLVPFEAVAPALVVVGFMMVSQVGKIDWQDWGIAIPAFLTFTLMPFTYSIANGLGAGFIAFVLIRTVQGRVKEIHPLMWAVAAAFLLFFAVGPIEAALGM, encoded by the coding sequence ATGCTTAAGCAAGGCTCTGCCCTGGACCGGTACTTCATGGTCACCGAACGCGGTTCCAACCTTTCCCGCGAGATCCGCGGCGGGTTCGCCACATTCTTCGCCATGAGCTACATCGTGGTGCTCAACCCCCTGATCCTCTCCGGCCCGGACTCCAGCGGCGCCACGCTGGGGTTCACGGCCGTCGCCGCCGTGACGGCCTTCGTGGCGGGCCTCCTCACCATCCTGATGGGCGCCTGGGCAAAGCACCCCTTCGCGCTGGCCACGGGCCTGGGCGTCAACGCCTTCGTCGCCGTCACCGTTGCCACCAATCCGGGACTGACCTGGCCGGACATGATGGGCCTGGTGGTCCTGTCCGGCGTCACCATGCTCATCCTGGTCCTCACCGGGTTCCGCACTGCCGTCTTCAAGGCAGTACCGGACGGGCTCAAGACGGCCATCGTGGTGGGCATCGGGCTGTTCATCGCGCTGATCGGGCTGGTCAATGCGGGCTTCGTCCGCCGCATCCCCGATGTGGCCGGCACCACCGTGCCCGTTGGACTTGGCTTCGACGGAAAGCTGCTGGGCTGGCCCACGGCAGTGTTCGTGTTCGGCCTGGTCCTGACCATCGCCCTGGTGGTCCGCAAAGTCAAGGGCGCCATCCTGATCGGCATTATCACCTCCACCGTCATCTCCGTGCTCCTGGAGATGACCCTGCACATCGGACCAAGCTTCGACGGCAAGACCTTCAACCCGCAGGGCTGGTCCCTGGTGGCGCCCAAATTCACGGGATGGGCCGCCCCGGACCTGTCGCTGATTGGCAAGGCGAACCCCTTCGGCGCCTTTGAGCAGCTCGGCTTCGTGGCAGCCACGCTGCTGGCGTTCGTGATCCTGCTCAGCATCTTCTTCGACGCCATGGGAACCATGGTGGGCCTGGCCAACGAGGCAGGCACCGTGGACGAACACGGCAACATCCCGGACGTGGACCGCGTCCTCCAGGTGGACGCCCTCGGCGCGATCGTGGGCGGCGGCGCCTCGGTGTCCTCCAACCAGATCTACGTGGAAGCCGGCGCCGGCATTGGCGAAGGCGCGCGGACGGGCATTGCCTCGATCGTTACCGGCCTGCTGTTCCTGGTGGCGATGTTCTTCACCCCGCTGATCAACCTGGTGCCCTTCGAGGCCGTTGCCCCGGCACTGGTGGTGGTGGGCTTCATGATGGTGTCCCAGGTGGGCAAGATCGACTGGCAGGACTGGGGCATTGCGATCCCGGCGTTCCTGACCTTCACGCTGATGCCGTTCACCTACTCCATCGCCAACGGCCTGGGCGCCGGGTTCATCGCCTTTGTGCTGATCCGCACCGTCCAGGGACGCGTCAAGGAGATCCACCCGCTGATGTGGGCGGTGGCCGCTGCTTTCCTGCTGTTCTTCGCCGTCGGCCCCATCGAGGCCGCCCTGGGGATGTAG
- a CDS encoding copper resistance CopC family protein gives MRPIRRQILALGLGFLVFAAAVLGLAGPAAAHDAAESTSPAQGASVPAPPEQVSVTFNKNPLGMGASISIKDAAGAEWAEGAVEIVDNVASRKVRAGAPAGQYTVAWRVVSSDSHPIEGTFVFAAASAAPGTSQAASPTAAGTVPATAPAVGSAPAMGTARPGTTAEPADPADAAQPFQWSIVIFAAVAAGLLATLAVLARRRLTAGPDEEG, from the coding sequence ATGCGTCCCATCCGCCGCCAGATCCTGGCCCTCGGGCTCGGATTCCTCGTTTTCGCCGCCGCCGTGCTGGGCCTTGCCGGTCCCGCAGCCGCGCATGATGCAGCCGAATCCACCAGCCCCGCCCAGGGCGCCTCGGTCCCGGCGCCCCCGGAACAGGTCTCGGTCACGTTCAACAAGAACCCGCTTGGGATGGGCGCTTCCATCTCCATCAAGGACGCCGCCGGCGCCGAGTGGGCAGAAGGCGCGGTGGAGATCGTGGACAACGTGGCGTCCCGGAAGGTCAGGGCGGGAGCCCCCGCCGGGCAGTACACCGTTGCCTGGCGCGTGGTCAGTTCGGACTCGCATCCCATCGAGGGGACATTTGTTTTTGCGGCCGCTTCCGCTGCGCCGGGCACGTCGCAGGCGGCAAGCCCGACGGCGGCCGGTACGGTTCCTGCCACCGCCCCGGCCGTTGGCAGCGCCCCCGCCATGGGGACCGCCCGGCCCGGAACCACCGCCGAACCCGCGGACCCGGCTGACGCGGCGCAGCCGTTCCAGTGGAGCATCGTCATTTTCGCCGCCGTCGCGGCGGGGCTGCTGGCCACCCTTGCCGTCCTCGCCCGGCGCAGGCTCACGGCAGGCCCGGACGAGGAGGGCTGA
- a CDS encoding FAD-dependent monooxygenase, protein MPGNAGTEQTTTVIIGTGLSGLAVAAELCRRGVDSIVVDGLDILGAAQPANTASLQRCDAADSVTLRERNEILRHLRNYAASHAVDVRHTTRAVQLTMLAGTAPGTAAPQWEVHTPTGILVADHIVLTRCAHSQLRRMINDFGIAVGRNLTAAMRAIGIYLVGVGELITPSPKEVLRQAKTVGQAISAKVHPDSVAFPGTGSFAALPC, encoded by the coding sequence ATGCCTGGGAATGCCGGGACCGAGCAGACCACCACTGTGATCATTGGCACCGGCCTGTCCGGCCTTGCCGTGGCCGCCGAGCTGTGCCGCCGCGGAGTGGACTCGATAGTGGTGGACGGACTGGACATCCTTGGCGCCGCGCAGCCGGCCAACACAGCTTCCCTTCAACGCTGCGACGCAGCCGATTCCGTCACCCTTCGTGAACGGAACGAGATCCTGCGGCACCTGCGCAACTACGCCGCCAGCCACGCCGTGGACGTGCGGCACACTACCCGCGCCGTCCAGTTGACCATGCTGGCCGGGACTGCGCCGGGAACCGCCGCTCCGCAGTGGGAAGTCCACACGCCTACGGGCATCCTGGTGGCGGACCATATTGTCCTGACCCGGTGCGCCCACAGCCAGTTGCGGCGCATGATCAACGATTTCGGGATCGCCGTGGGCCGCAACCTCACCGCTGCCATGCGGGCAATCGGCATCTACCTGGTGGGCGTGGGCGAGCTCATCACCCCGTCGCCCAAAGAGGTACTGCGCCAGGCCAAGACCGTGGGCCAGGCGATTTCCGCCAAAGTACATCCGGACAGCGTTGCTTTTCCGGGAACCGGAAGCTTCGCGGCCCTGCCCTGCTAG